In the Sphaerodactylus townsendi isolate TG3544 linkage group LG10, MPM_Stown_v2.3, whole genome shotgun sequence genome, one interval contains:
- the TIFA gene encoding TRAF-interacting protein with FHA domain-containing protein A produces MASETAETEETLTCLFMTFYHPNQEVFDDFSLGQHQRVRADDAVKFGRDGNVCHFTLPDGRVSRIQFALQFFRRYNSTEFDFEIKNLSKKVNLFVNDIKLSYLNKVDLPENCTLCFGEYEILMEKQGGRSEDYFEICFKLSDSSLLLDRNVSFHQPVPECGISRTDSPTETDERE; encoded by the coding sequence ATGGCATCTGAAACTGCAGAGACCGAAGAAACTCTCACGTGTCTCTTCATGACCTTTTATCATCCAAATCAGGAAGTATTTGATGACTTCAGCTTAGGCCAGCACCAGCGGGTTAGAGCAGATGACGCAGTAAAGTTTGGCAGAGATGGTAATGTCTGCCATTTTACCTTACCGGATGGACGCGTGTCCCGCATTCAGTTTGCCCTACAGTTCTTCAGACGGTACAACAGCACAGAGTTTGATTTTGAGATAAAGAATTTGAGCAAAAAGGTGAATCTATTTGTGAATGACATAAAACTGTCCTACCTGAACAAGGTTGACCTACCGGAGAACTGCACCCTTTGCTTTGGAGAGTATGAGATCCTTATGGAAAAACAAGGAGGACGATCAGAAGATTACTTTGAAATTTGCTTTAAATTGTCTGATTCTTCATTGCTGCTGGATAGAAACGTGTCTTTTCATCAGCCTGTACCCGAATGTGGCATTTCACGTACTGACTCCCCAACAGAGACAGATGAGAGAGAATGA